CAAAGTATAACCAACCGAGGAGAGTGAATATCACAATACCGTTGAGTAGTGagcgcaatatttttttctccgtgtactcaaaacatacaggaaCAATTTTATCtacatttgaacctcaaaagtctcattcgaggtgctctctcccctcccttttctatctaaaattttttaaagtccgaaatataacttttcatttgtTAAGGATTtgaagcaaattgaagcttgaaatctctaatttaaagatcttccagcaaaataatttttttagccaCGGGTTTTGCttaatcataagaaatagctcgagacaaaatttttctaaatttcttggttttgttttttgggtctacggggccgggaaaatcCATTGAACCATTTGTCCAGGCcaattgctcaaagttttacaaaacaattaaaggagcaagttttgttccttaatttgtgtaatcattacaaaaatgaagaaattaatttttttcggattttcttttatttttgcgttagttattcagtaaatgtaaggtaaagagaaaaaaaaaattttttttccaaaaacgagaaaaaacaagaatttaaaaaattttttttcttcgattttcggaaattttttttttttataaaactttgagcaatcggcctggacaaacggttcaatggatcaatctgaaaatttccagggttttttggggtacattaagctgtaaaatcacctgaaagtacactgatagaaaatttatattgactcaagaaatattttcttgagccaagaatttatttctgaagaaAACCAGTTGtcttgcttcaagaaattcttgtcttgatttagattttcttggCTCTATAGATTTTGTATCTTCGATGGATAACTCTCGTGTCTTGACCCGAAACTATATTATCTTCAATCGATACTATCGAATTCTTCAAGCAAGACCACTTGTCTTTAACTAAAAAtgtcgtattattattttaagaactttaaatttttggttcaagtaatTCCTTGATGGAAgatgtttttaaagtaatgaaaaaaaaattttttttttaaataaatttctactttaacatatctgaagtaaatgaatgtagtcctaaaaaatcactttaaaactttttatttttaaaataaaaaaaaaagttttttttcaagctgagtaaattgatatcttgatttaaaaatcgcGCCATTCTCGAAACGAGTCGGTAATGTCTTAAACCTACATTTTGCCTATCTTAATCCAAgagcaagaaattcttgagcgaaatatgtcagaattttgtttcaaaacaaaaaaggcttcatcgaaaaatcaaattctcaaacaaagaatttttttgctctatccgagaatttcaattttttggttcaaggacttatttcttgaattaaaacaattgaaaattttaaaacaagaaccacattttgaagaaaaaatttttcttgaatcaagatagtTTTTCTATCAGTGCAACCTTTTCATCAATATTCGCAAGGTAGCGatgaattgactaaaaaaccataaaatggccattttttgtgggtttttcaaattgatattaaggatggaaaaaaaatttttttttttaaatcgaaaatggagctcgtggggaatttattcaagtttctcaAACTGCCCTTTAAGTTACTGTGCGACCAGTTGCTgggatatcgataatcaaagacaaaaggatcctttttcatttgacggctgatatctcagcagcaaattgtcgtacagagaaacaaaaaaaagcaaattgtagctgaataaattttcaaaacgagTCATAGATGGATTTttctgcaaaaaatttttccggcccgtcgctcaaaaaattattttgctggaaaatcattaaactagagatttcaagcatcaatttgcttttttatttttctgatacgattatttttcacgtaaatacagccttccaaaaatcactaaaaaatttataaaattttcttgctcgCTTAATTTTTGTGAGGAGTGTAGAATATCAAAAGAATTGAGGGTTTTGAGGCTCaaactacttttttaattttgacttggGATAGTTCTCGATTCTCAAATtctaatatatttaatgaatgtattaaaacttaaaattttccaatatttgatatttaaacgAATGAATTTGATCGCTTAAATTATCGACgtgaatttataaaagttgcgaaatttaattaaaaaattattcaaataaattactttgtcTGGTTATAGAATAATTgagattttaaagtttatttgagTGTCAACGTTTGCGCAAATCACTTCCacatttggttttttttttttttttttttttttttttttttttttttttattcgaattaattattaataataatttcttttttttatttttacatcgtCTGGAAGGGGGAATAGGATAATATAACGAGGAGTATAAAAAGCCCGAGTTTTCCTGTTCTGGTATCAATGATTATTCTTCTTTCTTGAATAACTCTGCATTTTATTTGTAAGtactaatttaataaatttataattaataataataataattttaataatttgattgtTAGCTTCCGTATCAGTGTCACGCGACTAAATAAAAATGCAAGctggatttttatttgtccTCTTCGTTGGGGTCCTAGCAAATACTTTGACAGGTACCGATGCCCAAAACCCATCGTCATGTGGCTGCTCTCAAAATAACTATGGTAATAATTGTCAATATTTAACTTCAAATGAAAGAAACAGACTTCTAGATTCATACTTTTTCACTACTGGAAACCGACAAGTAGACTTTGGTACCGTCTGGCTATTGgcgtaaatatttatttttatttatttaaactatatatgtaaaatatccATTTATCAGCACACTGTCATTATCTTTATAAGTAATCTGTAAAATTAATGTCATACTTTTTTCAAGCAGTATATTTCCGCTAGTTTAAGTACCCACAAGCTCACATTCGCATccgattaaaaataacatatttttatatatataatttatgataaatttttttaatcaaaaccTGTTAGAGTGGGTACTCAAATTACCGGAAATTTACCGCTCTACCTCATCCTCATACTTTTTAAACCCTGAAAATTATCCCTAATTCCTCGGaacaaaaaaacttatttgtggtttttaaattaagattaTACGAGAAGTATCCAGCGTACAAACAACAGTACCAAAGATTTAAGGACATACCAAACTATTGTCTGCTAAATAACAGAGAATTCAGACAAGTATCATCTAATTACACTGCTGCATTCGACGATCTTGTCCGTTCTGTTGTTCTAGGGGATGTTAATAAGGTAGATCTTTGGAGACGTTGGCCATGCCCCCTTGCACCATCAGGATACAGTCAACAGGATAAGAACGtcagtttattaatttattaaataatcacatcaactttttttttttagttgaattaatcgttaaatctaaaataatatttcaggTTGTTGAAGACGTTTTCATCTCAGCTGTCAGTTGCAACCAGAACAACTTTGATCAAATTGATGCCAATACCTGGTCCAAAGCCTGGAGACTTATTTGGCGCAATTATGTATCAGGCGCCCGTGAAGCACGAACCATACCACAATAAAATCacgaataatttaatcattttctggaaaaaaaaattacgtcagtcgtatatttaatatttacattttatttaaaatccgTCTACAGTaattaacatatataaattacttcAGTGTACACAGATGTTTTGAATGTAATGTAAGagtacagaaaataaaaattcaatccaCAATAACTCCAAAAATTCTTTACTTATCATTTACCTGAACTCTTAGTAATCGTAACAAAATGACCGATTtagacaaaataataatatttagctcacacactgtaaaaaatttttgtattcagtgtagtgtaaatatttcggtgtaaaaattttggtgtgaaaattacaccaaatattgtgttaaagtTAGGAGGtgcgaattaaaaatttttacaccgtcaAGTGTGTAATtgtgtaatttataataattttgcatgaaaaataatcataaaaatatttaaatgtcaaaatatgGATGGATAATTTAGGGAaggagggggcaaagtgggcccctcaaaattttctatacgccaataaattcggacggagagtaagcttatcgaaatttcttatataatgagggctaaaataaaccaccaaaactgttcaataaatataatttattaagaaagttaaagatgataaaattacgttttaaagttatatcgcagcagatcattaaaatgattttttatattattacacggagaaaaaaatatagtaaattttactgaaaaataaGAGAATAATCACTGAATTTGGATAGTAATCTTGAAAcgcttatgatttatatgaaaaattcataaacagattagcatattttacaagtcgtttagtaaattttattatcccatttagtaaattttactatcccgtttagtaaattttactatattagaatggaaaaaaattaaattaaatttttaatagtttttcaactttttattattattgattattattattattactgtcatCTGTATTGATGTTGGAGtgcatttttgttttttaaaaaatcacttgattcGACCGAGATTCGGACTCTCATCTCTCGCGCGCGAGTCCTTTCCAATGTCTGACGGCCCGATGTGTCCTTTGAACAAAAGTTTCAGAACTTGTAATACATCTTTGTATATGCTATCTCcaccaacttttaattttatctatatatagtagaatttactataca
The DNA window shown above is from Microplitis mediator isolate UGA2020A chromosome 1, iyMicMedi2.1, whole genome shotgun sequence and carries:
- the LOC130678323 gene encoding uncharacterized protein LOC130678323; amino-acid sequence: MQAGFLFVLFVGVLANTLTGTDAQNPSSCGCSQNNYGNNCQYLTSNERNRLLDSYFFTTGNRQVDFGTVWLLALYEKYPAYKQQYQRFKDIPNYCLLNNREFRQVSSNYTAAFDDLVRSVVLGDVNKVDLWRRWPCPLAPSGYSQQDKNVVEDVFISAVSCNQNNFDQIDANTWSKAWRLIWRNYVSGAREARTIPQ